A single Lathamus discolor isolate bLatDis1 chromosome 16, bLatDis1.hap1, whole genome shotgun sequence DNA region contains:
- the PERM1 gene encoding PGC-1 and ERR-induced regulator in muscle protein 1: MDDFEYSIQLNDRDWAEFLSAAEECDLAPASLATAEEQSLSDIEQGDGVPGSTDSPIAARVGSRPGPGTGSSAPRGVTGDASPGWPADGHLSVPELLSGSEGEADLGSVGRILCASGEPGCPSSAPMPSVQGRQPPCPPAGTSPAGGTAQDTACEAAAPQAEKGASSGSPAMERPSNPAGRSEHGGDAGGAPGQGSSPAVPASPGRSARKGLSSASRLEPGPPGPPREPPLSPALETAPKAPVSPAREEASGDRAGSERCSPAGSPEVVRPKVPAQTRKSRRQRGTSATEAAPGDKEPVGAAGQGTAVPIKAPLSSPLSSRKSKGKEKAAKPAPVRMGSEEAVESKKPVPSPGVDEGDVAASLSPKQKVKEKAAKLAPVRLGSEEEAENKPPVASPGVQEGDAAVSTTLKQKGKEPAPKPAPVRLGSEETAENKQPVPSPGVDEGDVAASLSPKQRVKEPAARLAPVRLGSEEAAESKQPVSSPAVDEGGPAVSTPPKQKVKEPVAQPLAKVKATKQPKAGQAGGLGVRDTVIPNGAGDASRATAPSGGACQEKPLHTHSVVAFRGDAADRAHVEPAAEVPRELGLPCFEPGTFAGTNTLDVTWPEMYDYLFCDSQEEEEGTWNSVEGGKTLEREISLPELYEYFFNEPEGKRKKVKSKDRRRKKFSSLDHTELQSEDPDLDPVKDSVVISVPEVYEHFFVDGPGNRAGWRGIFSIAPTSEVKKAVGALKTLLQRHLIGRQVPAPQALVRRGSGENLPLVPLGPLGRSEAQSDLDMALALRGIPQVPLALTHKDMCLVFCAFASWAVKTSDLQAPDAWKTMFLATFGTLSAIRYFRRQVREGRPQT; this comes from the exons aTGGATGACTTCGAGTACAGCATCCAGCTGAACGACAGGGACTGGGCTGAGTTCTTATCGGCGGCGGAGGAGTGCGACCTCGCCCCTGCCTCGCTGGCCACAGCGGAGGAGCAGAGTCTCAGTGACATTGAGCAAGGGGACGGCGTGCCTGGCAGCACAGACAGCCCGATCGCAGCCAGGGTGGGCAGCAGGCCAGGGCCTGGCAcgggcagctctgccccacGTGGGGTGACCGGAGACGCCTCTCCGGGCTGGCCGGCCGACGGGCACCTCTCCGTGCCGGAGCTCCTCTCGGGTAGCGAGGGCGAAGCGGACCTGGGCTCTGTTGGCAGGATCCTGTGTGCGAGCGGCGAGCCCGGCTGCCCTTCATCCGCTCCAATGCCCAGTGTGCAGGGCAGGCAGCCCCCCTGCCCGCCCGCAGGCACCAGCCCGGCTGGTGGCACAGCGCAGGACACGGCGTGCGAAGCAGCAGCACCGCAGGCGGAGAAAGGAGCAAGCAGCGGTAGCCCGGCTATGGAGCGTCCCAGCAACCCGGCTGGAAGGAGTGAACACGGAGGGGATGCAGGAGGGGCTCCGGGTCAGGGCAGCTCGCCCGCAGTGCCTGCTTCCCCAGGGAGATCCGCAAGGAAAGGTCTCAGCAGCGCTTCCCGCTTGGAACCAGGACCACCGGGACCCCCGCGTGAACCCCCCCTGAGTCCAGCGCTGGAGACAGCTCCCAAAGCACCCGTGTCCCCAGCACGGGAGGAGGCGAGCGGGGACAGAGCCGGCTCCGAGCGCTGCTCCCCCGCTGGCTCCCCGGAGGTTGTGAGGCCCAAGGTGCCAGCGCAGACGAGGAAGAGCAGGCGGCAGCGGGGAACCAGTGCCACCGAGGCAGCCCCGGGGGACAAGGAGCCGGTGGGGGCTGCAGGACAGGGGACTGCGGTGCCCATAAAGGCACCTTTAAGCTCGCCATTGTCCTCAAGGAAGagtaaagggaaggaaaaggcagcCAAGCCGGCCCCGGTGAGGATGGGCAGTGAGGAGGCAGTGGAGAGCAAAAAGCCGGTGCCCAGCCCTGGTGTGGATGAGGGTGATGTGGCTGCAAGCTTATCCCCAAAGCAGAAAGTGAAGGAGAAGGCAGCCAAGCTGGCTCCTGTGAGGCTGGGGAGcgaggaagaagcagagaacaaGCCGCCAGTGGCCAGCCCTGGTGTGCAGGAGGGTGATGCAGCTGTGAGCACCACCTTGAAGCAGAAGGGGAAGGAACCAGCCCCTAAACCAGCTCCTGTGAGGCTGGGCAGTGAGGAAACAGCAGAGAACAAGCAGCCAGTGCCCAGCCCTGGTGTGGATGAGGGTGATGTGGCTGCGAGCTTATCCCCGAAGCAGAGGGTGAAGGAGCCAGCAGCCAGACTGGCTCCTGTGAGGTTGGGCAGTGAGGAGGCAGCGGAGAGCAAGCAGCCGGTGTCCAGCCCTGCCGTGGATGAGGGTGGTCCAGCCGTGAGCACTCCCCCAAAGCAGAAGGTGAAGGAGCCGGTGGCACAGCCCCTGGCAAAGGTGAAGGCCACCAAACAACCAAAGGCAGGGCAGGCTGGTGGCCTGGGGGTACGTGACACTGTGATCCCCAATGGTGCCGGAGATGCCAGCAGAGCCACAGCTCCTTCAGGAGGGGCATGCCAGGAGAAGCCTCTCCATACCCACAGTGTGGTGGCTTTCAGAGGGGATGCTGCAGACAGAGCTCATGTGGAGCCTGCAGCTGAGGTCCCAAGGGAGCTGGGCCTGCCTTGCTTCGAACCTGGGACCTTTGCAGGGACAAACACCCTGGACGTGACTTGGCCTGAGATGTATGACTATTTGTTCTGTGACTcccaagaggaagaagaaggaacaTGGAACTCAGTGGAGGGGGGAAAAACACTGGAAAGGGAAATCTCCTTGCCTGAACTCTATGAGTATTTTTTCAATGagccagaaggaaagaggaaaaaagtcaaGAGTAAAGACAGGAGGCGAAAGAAGTTCAGCAGCTTGGACCACACTGAGCTGCAAAGTGAGGATCCCGACTTGGATCCAGTCAAAGACTCCGTGGTTATCTCAGTCCCTGAGGTGTACGAACACTTCTTTGTGGATGGGCCTGGGAACAGGGCgggctggagagggattttCTCAATCGCTCCCACCTCGGAGGTGAAGAAAGCTGTGGGGGCTTTGAAGACCCTCCTGCAAAGGCATCTCATCGGACGCCAAGTCCCAGCACCCCAGGCTCTTGTGCGGAGAGGATCCGGAGAGAATCTCCCCCTTGTTCCGCTGGGTCCGCTGGGAAGAAGCGAGGCACAGTCTGACTTGGACATGGCCCTTGCACTGAGAG GGATCCCCCAGGTTCCACTGGCGCTGACCCACAAAGACATGTGCCTCGTCTTCTGCGCCTTTGCCTCCTGGGCAGTGAAGACATCCGACCTGCAGGCTCCGGATGCCTGGAAGACCA TGTTCCTGGCAACTTTTGGAACCCTTTCTGCCATCCGCTACTTCCGAAGGCAGGTCAGAGAAGGACGTCCCCAGACCTAG